The following proteins are encoded in a genomic region of Paenibacillus sp. FSL R7-0273:
- a CDS encoding response regulator, protein MIKAIVVDDERLVRKGFISLIDWLSFGVVITGEAGDGNAALALLREQEADLLFVDITMPGMSGFELIRQVRQQFPAIRCVVLTCHHEFDYVQEALRLGAVDYIVKTLLEVENADATISRLVERVRWEDTARESLSRREGAAGLAADRALLLVPLKGQESEEELFQLPLAKNQPLIALQGQWIVPLQGRLSGEGLQRELAALPAGRWQAALVSGLQGRPCRELEQVLGKAARLALFYYGGEELPPRLDYAELALAAEGAAGEAPFPASGHQLRWALERGDWDSFTAEVLLCRPATEAVADFGHSLLKSWSPLLLSPAEAAELAASADGNISWCGWKPWLREFAGHVQRRMIELGLSKEVMFCLIRAVLYMKQNAGRKINQGDVAAHINMSRGYFSQCFARFAGESFGEVLRGMRLELAKSLLLETTHPVHEIACRSGFEDDRYFSRLFRERVGRLPSEYRAQGAKL, encoded by the coding sequence ATGATTAAAGCAATTGTGGTCGATGATGAGCGGCTGGTGCGCAAGGGCTTTATTTCGCTGATTGACTGGCTATCCTTCGGAGTGGTGATTACCGGTGAAGCCGGGGACGGCAATGCGGCGCTGGCGCTGCTCCGTGAGCAGGAGGCCGATCTGCTGTTCGTGGATATTACAATGCCGGGCATGTCCGGCTTTGAGCTGATCCGGCAGGTGAGGCAGCAGTTTCCGGCTATCCGCTGTGTCGTGCTGACCTGCCATCATGAATTCGACTATGTGCAGGAAGCGCTGCGGCTGGGGGCTGTCGATTATATTGTTAAAACGCTGCTCGAGGTGGAGAACGCAGACGCGACAATCAGCCGACTGGTCGAACGGGTAAGGTGGGAGGACACCGCGCGGGAATCTCTCAGCCGGAGGGAGGGTGCCGCCGGCCTGGCTGCGGACAGAGCGCTGCTCCTGGTGCCGCTGAAGGGGCAGGAGAGCGAAGAGGAGCTGTTCCAGCTCCCCCTGGCGAAGAATCAGCCGCTGATTGCCCTGCAGGGGCAGTGGATTGTGCCGCTGCAGGGGCGTCTGAGTGGTGAGGGGCTCCAGCGTGAGCTGGCTGCCCTGCCGGCAGGACGCTGGCAGGCGGCGCTGGTCAGCGGACTGCAGGGCAGGCCGTGCCGGGAGCTGGAGCAGGTGCTGGGCAAGGCGGCGCGCCTGGCGCTGTTCTATTACGGCGGCGAAGAGTTACCGCCTAGGCTTGATTATGCGGAGCTTGCGCTGGCAGCGGAGGGGGCGGCCGGGGAGGCGCCGTTTCCGGCGTCGGGGCATCAGCTCAGATGGGCGCTTGAGCGGGGAGACTGGGACAGCTTCACTGCGGAAGTGCTGCTGTGCCGGCCTGCTACTGAGGCGGTAGCGGACTTCGGGCATTCGCTGCTGAAGAGCTGGAGCCCGCTGCTGCTTAGCCCCGCAGAGGCAGCTGAGCTTGCGGCTTCCGCCGACGGTAACATAAGCTGGTGCGGCTGGAAGCCCTGGCTCCGGGAGTTTGCCGGACATGTCCAGCGGCGGATGATCGAGCTCGGACTGAGCAAAGAGGTCATGTTCTGCCTGATCCGCGCTGTCCTGTACATGAAGCAGAACGCCGGCCGTAAAATCAACCAGGGCGATGTAGCGGCCCATATCAATATGAGCCGGGGGTACTTCAGCCAGTGCTTTGCCCGCTTCGCGGGGGAGAGCTTCGGCGAGGTGCTGCGTGGGATGCGGCTGGAGCTGGCCAAGTCGCTGCTGCTGGAGACGACTCATCCGGTGCATGAGATCGCCTGCCGCTCAGGCTTTGAGGACGACCGGTACTTCAGCAGGCTGTTCCGGGAACGGGTTGGCCGGCTGCCTAGCGAATACCGCGCGCAAGGAGCGAAGCTGTGA
- a CDS encoding sensor histidine kinase, with amino-acid sequence MRRMKNGSPTPAVKSLRRTLVIYLLVGTLLPLLIVGIISYTSIYSILSGKIGSGISASLRQEALSLENAIDNLDFASKQFALDGQIVEEMSSFLQEKQIYRKSQIMNSINQKINLVNFTNPYIGLTAYVMPGVKDPVLFTNMSMRRGFDTGKLPAFMRYNGADYFGPHGTMYAVGDNVVFSEQRIVRVSGQHELYIYLETNYSLLRKIFNEQAYGMAVNHLLVNQAGTSTYAIDGEVPDKILAAAALSGRPAHEELEGYHLFRYESPQGWKLVAAVKKSVFNSEIYAWFYKMILLALLTLLFAGLLAWLIWRRIYGPLRKVNVEIIRMAENVTAPVAFTNVEEFDFVLSNFQQMKDQVNELIQAVARNEKQKSQFEIEKLLSQINPHFLHNTLNTVQWLARLNGQKEIDRLVTLLVKVLHYNLGKQSLIVTIREEIEAIRNYMELQRIRYDYEFEFKVQAEDGVLDAAVPRFLLQPLVENSIYHGLSDHGRVEVIIAGQGEAEIRLCVRDNGSGMNEDQIAELLSDDSAKKRGLGIGFAYVMRMLHTYYGGQMQLQIKSGEGEGTDISITIPRKSKEDFDD; translated from the coding sequence ATGCGCAGAATGAAGAACGGGAGCCCCACGCCGGCCGTGAAATCCCTGAGGAGAACACTGGTCATCTATCTGCTGGTTGGTACGCTGCTGCCGCTGCTGATCGTCGGAATCATATCCTACACCTCTATCTATTCCATTTTGTCCGGTAAAATAGGCAGCGGCATCAGTGCAAGTCTGCGCCAGGAAGCGCTCAGCCTGGAGAATGCCATCGACAATCTGGACTTCGCCTCCAAGCAGTTTGCGCTCGACGGGCAGATTGTGGAGGAAATGTCCTCTTTTCTGCAGGAAAAACAGATTTACCGCAAATCACAGATTATGAATTCCATCAATCAGAAGATCAATCTCGTCAATTTCACCAATCCCTATATTGGATTGACTGCCTATGTTATGCCCGGCGTCAAGGACCCGGTGCTGTTCACCAACATGAGCATGCGGCGGGGATTCGATACGGGGAAGCTGCCGGCTTTTATGCGCTACAACGGGGCGGATTACTTTGGGCCGCACGGGACGATGTATGCTGTCGGCGATAATGTGGTCTTCTCGGAGCAGCGGATTGTCCGGGTGAGCGGCCAGCATGAGCTGTATATTTATCTGGAGACGAACTATAGCCTGCTGCGCAAAATTTTTAATGAACAGGCCTACGGTATGGCGGTGAACCATCTGCTGGTCAATCAGGCGGGAACGTCGACCTATGCGATTGACGGTGAGGTGCCTGACAAGATACTCGCTGCTGCGGCGCTGAGCGGCCGTCCGGCACATGAGGAGCTGGAGGGCTATCATCTGTTCCGCTATGAGAGTCCGCAGGGCTGGAAGCTGGTGGCTGCCGTCAAAAAATCGGTGTTCAACAGCGAAATCTACGCCTGGTTCTACAAAATGATTCTGCTAGCCCTTTTGACCCTGCTGTTCGCCGGTCTGCTGGCCTGGCTGATCTGGAGGCGGATCTATGGTCCGCTGCGCAAGGTTAACGTGGAAATTATCCGGATGGCAGAGAATGTTACCGCGCCGGTTGCTTTTACGAATGTGGAGGAGTTTGATTTTGTACTGAGCAACTTCCAGCAGATGAAGGATCAGGTCAACGAGCTAATCCAGGCGGTAGCGCGCAATGAGAAGCAGAAAAGCCAGTTTGAGATAGAAAAGCTGCTCAGCCAGATTAACCCGCACTTTTTGCATAATACGCTTAATACGGTGCAGTGGCTGGCCCGGCTGAACGGGCAGAAGGAGATCGACCGGCTGGTTACGCTGCTGGTGAAGGTGCTGCATTATAATCTGGGCAAGCAGAGCCTTATTGTCACGATCAGGGAGGAGATTGAGGCGATACGCAACTATATGGAGCTGCAGCGCATCCGCTATGATTATGAATTTGAATTCAAGGTGCAGGCGGAGGACGGGGTGCTGGATGCGGCGGTGCCAAGGTTCCTGCTCCAGCCGCTGGTGGAAAATTCAATCTACCACGGGCTCAGCGACCATGGGCGGGTGGAGGTCATTATCGCGGGACAGGGGGAAGCTGAAATCCGGCTATGCGTGCGGGATAACGGTTCCGGGATGAATGAGGACCAGATCGCCGAGCTGCTGTCGGACGACAGCGCCAAAAAGCGCGGGCTCGGCATTGGCTTCGCTTACGTCATGCGGATGCTGCATACCTATTATGGCGGACAAATGCAGCTGCAGATCAAAAGCGGCGAGGGTGAAGGGACGGACATCTCCATTACCATTCCCCGCAAAAGCAAGGAGGACTTCGATGATTAA
- a CDS encoding extracellular solute-binding protein, whose protein sequence is MKLKRLPLLLLSAVMVFVLAACGGGNNNGGNAGPAQSTEKPAAEATAVTEATAAPDDGALDHSKPLKLTVFSTTANYAGPQTGWFAKVIKDKFNIELDIVASNLTGGDTKISAMMASGNLGDIIVFGDDKNHYPNAIKGKLLLDWTQDGLLDKYGADIAKQFPKAVEKAKVAFGGGNSVYGIGNSVATNPSGPSEGKDMTWGPDLRWDLYQQIGAPEINTIEDYLPVLKQMQELEPKNEQGKKTYAFSLWADWDGNYKMTLAKQFANMMGYDEIPETAIFVKADEEKYYDFLSEDSWYMKSLKLYYDANQMGLLDPDSLTQKFDDVVAKYKDGRLLFSWFPWLGAANYNTAERTAEGKGFAMVPFKDELMYSTGFNVYGGNGIIAIGAKAKEPARIMEFLNWMYTPEGAMLSAGSGTAVPNGPKGLTWDIDANGKPVVTDFGWQAYTDQQNTQVPAEYGGGDYYYGSNQMNFSFVVPAMLNPETNEPYDHNLWQTTLERNPSKLDSDWRAKMGVLTPKEYFEKNNLLAVAPQGFTGKEPLTMDKTLEQKNKQIGTVIQQMSWKMVFAKNQAEFDKLNKEMHDKVNGLGYAEVMEFSIKKAEELFEARKSVQ, encoded by the coding sequence ATGAAGCTGAAAAGATTGCCGCTGCTGCTGCTGAGCGCGGTTATGGTGTTCGTGCTGGCAGCCTGCGGCGGGGGCAACAATAACGGGGGCAACGCAGGTCCGGCGCAAAGCACGGAAAAGCCTGCGGCAGAGGCTACTGCCGTTACGGAGGCAACGGCTGCGCCGGATGACGGTGCGCTGGATCACTCCAAGCCGCTGAAGCTGACCGTGTTCTCGACAACCGCCAACTATGCCGGGCCGCAGACCGGCTGGTTCGCGAAAGTGATCAAGGATAAATTCAATATCGAGCTGGATATCGTCGCGTCCAACCTGACCGGCGGAGATACGAAGATTTCAGCGATGATGGCCTCCGGTAACCTGGGCGACATTATTGTTTTCGGCGATGACAAAAACCATTATCCGAATGCGATCAAAGGCAAGCTGCTGCTCGACTGGACCCAGGACGGCCTGCTGGACAAATACGGCGCTGACATTGCCAAGCAGTTTCCGAAGGCTGTAGAAAAGGCTAAGGTCGCTTTTGGCGGCGGTAATTCGGTATACGGCATCGGCAACAGTGTAGCTACCAACCCGTCCGGACCTTCCGAAGGCAAGGATATGACCTGGGGACCGGATCTGCGCTGGGATCTGTATCAGCAAATCGGTGCGCCAGAGATTAACACGATCGAGGATTATCTGCCGGTGCTGAAGCAGATGCAAGAGCTGGAGCCAAAGAATGAGCAGGGCAAAAAAACCTATGCCTTCTCGCTCTGGGCCGACTGGGACGGCAACTACAAAATGACTCTGGCGAAGCAGTTCGCCAACATGATGGGCTACGACGAAATTCCGGAGACAGCGATATTTGTCAAAGCCGATGAAGAGAAGTATTACGACTTCCTGTCCGAGGACAGCTGGTATATGAAGTCGCTGAAGCTGTACTACGACGCCAACCAGATGGGGCTGCTTGATCCGGACTCCCTGACCCAGAAGTTTGATGACGTTGTGGCAAAATATAAAGACGGCCGCCTGCTGTTCTCCTGGTTCCCGTGGCTTGGCGCTGCCAACTATAACACCGCAGAAAGAACGGCTGAAGGCAAAGGCTTCGCCATGGTGCCGTTCAAGGATGAGCTGATGTACTCAACCGGCTTCAACGTATACGGCGGCAACGGTATTATCGCGATCGGAGCCAAGGCCAAGGAGCCTGCGCGGATTATGGAGTTCCTGAACTGGATGTACACCCCGGAAGGCGCGATGCTCTCGGCAGGCAGCGGAACGGCTGTACCTAACGGACCGAAAGGGCTGACCTGGGATATCGATGCAAACGGCAAGCCGGTCGTAACTGATTTTGGCTGGCAGGCCTATACAGATCAGCAGAACACCCAGGTTCCGGCGGAATACGGCGGCGGGGACTACTACTATGGCTCAAATCAGATGAACTTCTCGTTTGTGGTGCCGGCGATGCTTAATCCCGAAACAAATGAGCCGTATGACCACAATCTGTGGCAGACGACGCTGGAGCGCAATCCGTCCAAGCTGGACAGTGACTGGAGAGCGAAGATGGGCGTGCTGACGCCTAAGGAATATTTTGAGAAAAACAATCTGCTCGCCGTTGCCCCTCAGGGCTTCACCGGTAAAGAGCCGCTGACGATGGACAAAACGCTGGAGCAGAAAAACAAACAGATCGGCACCGTGATCCAGCAGATGTCCTGGAAGATGGTTTTTGCCAAAAATCAGGCTGAATTCGATAAGCTGAACAAGGAAATGCACGACAAGGTGAACGGGCTGGGTTACGCCGAAGTGATGGAGTTTTCCATAAAAAAAGCGGAGGAGCTGTTCGAGGCCCGCAAGAGTGTGCAGTAA
- a CDS encoding carbohydrate ABC transporter permease: MRKKLKPGDALFQGIIYVLFGVFTLSCMYPFYYLFINTISSNDLSAAGYIKFYPRDIHFDNYSKVLRISGLSHAALVSVYRTVVGTLLTVGASAFLGYLFTKKEMWGRQIWYRSIVVTMYFSAGLIPWYITMHNLHLTNNYLAYILPTIITPFNIILVKTFVEAIPPSLEESASIDGAGYLRVFWSIIVPLTTPILATITIFSAVSQWNSFIDTAFLMTETKYFTLQFLLWRYLNESSSLAALIRNSPDMAASVQNMQTPTSVRMTVTMIVVLPILIVYPFFQRFFVKGIMIGAVKG; the protein is encoded by the coding sequence TTGCGCAAAAAGCTCAAGCCAGGCGATGCCCTGTTCCAGGGAATCATCTACGTGCTGTTCGGCGTGTTCACGCTCAGCTGCATGTATCCGTTCTACTACCTGTTCATCAACACGATCAGCTCCAATGATCTCAGCGCGGCGGGCTACATCAAGTTTTATCCGCGGGATATTCATTTTGACAACTACTCCAAAGTACTGCGGATCAGCGGGCTGAGCCATGCGGCGCTTGTGTCGGTCTACCGGACGGTGGTAGGTACGCTGCTGACCGTTGGCGCATCGGCCTTCCTCGGCTACCTGTTCACCAAAAAGGAGATGTGGGGCCGCCAGATCTGGTACCGCAGCATTGTCGTCACTATGTATTTCAGTGCGGGGCTGATTCCGTGGTACATCACTATGCACAATCTGCATCTGACCAACAACTATCTGGCGTATATTTTGCCGACGATTATTACCCCGTTCAACATCATTCTGGTCAAAACCTTTGTTGAGGCGATTCCACCCTCACTCGAGGAGTCAGCCAGCATCGACGGGGCAGGTTATCTGCGGGTATTCTGGAGCATTATCGTTCCGCTGACGACGCCGATTCTGGCGACGATTACCATTTTTTCAGCGGTGAGCCAGTGGAACTCCTTCATCGACACGGCGTTTCTGATGACCGAAACCAAATATTTCACGCTGCAGTTTCTGCTCTGGCGCTATCTGAATGAATCGAGCTCCCTGGCGGCGCTGATCCGCAATTCCCCGGATATGGCGGCCAGTGTGCAGAATATGCAGACGCCGACCTCTGTGCGGATGACGGTGACGATGATTGTCGTGCTGCCGATTCTGATTGTGTATCCGTTTTTCCAGCGCTTTTTTGTCAAAGGCATTATGATCGGCGCGGTCAAAGGCTGA
- a CDS encoding ABC transporter permease yields the protein MGVPSGKLLHSAEPIRRSQWKLQNKYKLFLMALPFLVITFIFYYLPVSGWIYAFYDFIPGIPLSDTPYVGLKWFRTMVENPTQTAEVLRVLKNTVAMSSLGLVTSVFPVIFAILLTEIKAGWYRKMVQTLTTIPNFISWILVYALAFSLFSVDNGVVTHVLVQLGLVDEGFNFLASSSHIWLTMIAWYWWKSLGWGAILYLAAIAGIDQELYEAAEVDGASRFRKIWHITVPGLIPTFFVLLLLSIGNFVNNGMEQYFAFQNAMNKDTIEVLDLYVYNIAFANNFPFATAVSMLKSVVSVALLFAANTLSKVVRDESII from the coding sequence ATGGGAGTACCTTCTGGCAAGCTGCTGCACAGCGCCGAACCAATCCGCCGGAGCCAATGGAAGCTGCAGAACAAGTATAAGCTGTTCCTGATGGCGCTGCCGTTTCTGGTGATCACTTTTATTTTCTATTATCTGCCGGTCAGCGGGTGGATCTATGCCTTCTATGATTTTATACCGGGCATTCCGCTGTCGGATACGCCGTATGTCGGGCTGAAATGGTTCCGGACAATGGTCGAGAATCCGACCCAGACCGCAGAAGTGCTGCGTGTGCTGAAGAATACGGTGGCAATGAGCTCACTCGGGCTGGTCACTTCGGTGTTTCCGGTAATCTTCGCCATTCTGCTGACAGAGATCAAGGCAGGCTGGTACCGCAAAATGGTGCAGACGCTGACGACAATCCCGAATTTTATCAGCTGGATTCTCGTGTATGCGCTGGCGTTCTCGCTGTTCTCTGTAGACAACGGCGTTGTAACCCATGTGCTGGTACAGCTTGGACTGGTGGATGAAGGCTTCAATTTTCTGGCCTCCAGCTCCCATATCTGGCTGACGATGATTGCCTGGTACTGGTGGAAGTCCCTCGGCTGGGGAGCGATCCTCTATCTGGCGGCGATTGCCGGCATTGACCAGGAATTGTATGAGGCGGCAGAGGTGGACGGGGCCAGCCGGTTCCGCAAAATCTGGCATATCACCGTACCGGGACTCATTCCCACCTTCTTCGTGCTGCTGCTGCTCTCGATCGGGAACTTCGTGAACAACGGGATGGAGCAGTACTTCGCTTTCCAGAATGCGATGAACAAGGACACGATTGAGGTGCTGGATCTGTACGTGTACAATATCGCGTTTGCCAACAATTTTCCGTTCGCGACAGCCGTCAGCATGCTGAAATCGGTCGTCAGCGTGGCGCTGCTGTTCGCAGCCAACACCTTATCCAAGGTTGTGCGGGATGAATCGATTATTTAA
- a CDS encoding SMP-30/gluconolactonase/LRE family protein, translating into MTDQAELVLDARAVLGEGPHWNDKDGKLYWADIEGMQLRSYNPESGREEQAVTFAQRTGAAVPDTDGGWILALQEGIYRYDGSNPDQLEQLAEIESELPNNRLNDAKCDSSGRLWFGSMSMGSDRSSGSLYVLDNDGQVRQVLSGVGISNGLAWDDRLGRMYYIDSVTRAVDALDYELETGKVSNRRAIIHFPEGKDVPDGMTIDREGMLWVAHWGGARVSRWNPHTGEQLASVEVPALNVTSCAFGGEGLDELYITTARNGMSEEQLERWPLSGGLFKFKPGVQGHAASVFRSEK; encoded by the coding sequence ATGACTGATCAGGCAGAGCTGGTATTAGATGCACGGGCGGTGCTGGGTGAAGGGCCGCATTGGAATGACAAGGACGGTAAGCTGTACTGGGCAGATATTGAAGGGATGCAGTTGCGCAGCTATAATCCGGAGTCAGGCAGGGAGGAGCAGGCGGTTACGTTCGCGCAGAGAACCGGTGCAGCTGTCCCTGACACTGATGGCGGCTGGATTCTGGCGCTTCAGGAAGGCATCTACAGGTATGACGGCAGCAATCCGGACCAGCTTGAGCAGCTTGCGGAGATTGAATCCGAGCTTCCAAACAACAGGCTGAACGATGCCAAGTGCGACAGCAGCGGCAGACTGTGGTTCGGCTCAATGAGTATGGGCTCTGACCGTTCGTCGGGCAGCCTGTATGTGCTGGATAATGACGGACAAGTCCGTCAGGTGCTGAGCGGGGTCGGAATCTCCAATGGTCTGGCCTGGGATGACCGGCTGGGCCGCATGTACTATATTGACTCTGTAACCAGAGCTGTAGATGCGCTGGATTATGAATTGGAGACCGGTAAGGTGAGCAACCGCCGGGCGATTATTCATTTCCCGGAGGGCAAGGATGTCCCGGATGGAATGACCATTGACCGGGAAGGCATGCTCTGGGTCGCCCATTGGGGCGGTGCGCGCGTATCCCGCTGGAACCCGCATACCGGTGAGCAGCTCGCCAGTGTTGAGGTACCGGCACTTAATGTAACCTCCTGTGCTTTCGGCGGCGAGGGACTGGATGAGCTGTATATTACGACAGCGCGCAACGGGATGAGTGAGGAACAGCTGGAGCGCTGGCCGCTGTCGGGCGGACTGTTCAAGTTCAAGCCGGGCGTGCAGGGGCATGCAGCAAGTGTTTTCCGGAGTGAAAAATAA